Proteins found in one Desertifilum tharense IPPAS B-1220 genomic segment:
- a CDS encoding saccharopine dehydrogenase family protein, producing MHSVTILGAGKIGATIAKLLHYSGDYSVCVGDTNAEALDRLAATLPIKTVLLDVNDEAMLVKYLQGQQSVVSACPYWVNPGIARAALQAGISYFDVTEDLATTSAVRAIAQNATAKQVFVPQCGLAPGFISILAYHLCHGFEKLEEVKMRVGALPLYPSNMLMYNLTWSTEGLINQYCNPCDAIRNGRRVEVMPLEEIEYFSLDGVEYEAFNTSGGLGTLADTLEGKVRNLGYKTIRHKGHRYLMSFLIQELGLGDRREILKDILEQAIPTTQQDVVLIGATVSGWKNGQYVQVSDARKIYHGEFYGEHWGSIQITTAASLCAVLDLHVRGDLPEKGIIKQEQIPFEAFINNRFGQYYYSTR from the coding sequence ATGCATTCCGTAACGATCCTAGGGGCGGGTAAGATTGGGGCAACGATCGCCAAACTCTTGCATTACAGTGGAGACTATAGCGTTTGTGTGGGAGATACCAATGCTGAGGCGTTGGATCGGTTAGCCGCAACGTTACCCATCAAAACGGTATTGCTGGATGTCAACGATGAGGCAATGCTGGTTAAATATCTCCAAGGACAACAAAGCGTTGTTTCAGCTTGTCCCTATTGGGTTAATCCTGGCATTGCGCGCGCCGCCTTGCAAGCAGGAATTAGCTATTTTGATGTTACCGAAGATTTGGCGACGACGAGTGCAGTCAGAGCGATCGCCCAAAACGCGACAGCCAAGCAAGTGTTTGTACCTCAATGCGGTTTAGCGCCAGGTTTCATCAGCATTCTCGCCTATCACCTCTGTCACGGCTTTGAAAAGCTAGAGGAGGTGAAAATGCGGGTGGGGGCTTTACCCCTGTATCCGTCTAATATGTTGATGTATAACCTCACTTGGTCTACAGAGGGGTTGATTAACCAATACTGTAACCCCTGCGATGCCATTCGCAACGGACGACGGGTGGAGGTGATGCCGTTAGAAGAGATAGAATATTTTTCCCTGGATGGGGTGGAGTATGAGGCGTTTAATACCTCTGGCGGGTTGGGAACCCTCGCAGATACGCTAGAAGGGAAGGTGAGGAACCTGGGTTATAAGACAATTCGCCATAAAGGACATCGCTACCTGATGTCGTTTTTAATTCAGGAATTGGGTTTAGGCGATCGCCGGGAGATCCTCAAGGATATTTTAGAGCAAGCGATTCCCACTACGCAACAGGATGTCGTCCTCATTGGCGCGACGGTTAGCGGCTGGAAAAATGGTCAATACGTTCAAGTCAGCGACGCCAGAAAGATTTATCACGGCGAATTCTACGGCGAACATTGGGGTTCCATTCAAATTACCACAGCCGCCTCTTTGTGTGCGGTTCTCGATTTGCACGTTCGCGGAGATTTACCCGAAAAGGGGATAATTAAACAAGAACAAATTCCCTTTGAAGCGTTTATTAATAACCGTTTTGGGCAATATTACTACTCGACTCGATAA
- a CDS encoding B12-binding domain-containing radical SAM protein: protein MTGTLTPPNPVTTPQTRYTPRNLRRILCVFPKYSRSFGTFHHAYPLMRNVRAFMPPQGLLIVAAYLPQQWDIRFIDENVRSATKADYQWADIVIVSGMHIQRPQINEINELAHQAGKITIVGGPSVSGCPEYYPDFDIVHIGELGDATDAMIEYIDCHTERPSQQVRFETQERLPLTEFPTPAYHKLALDRYFLANIQFSSGCPYRCEFCDIPELYGQNPRMKTPQQVLQELDAMLEAGNPGAVYFVDDNFVGNRRAVAELLPHLIDWQKSNGYPLQFACEATLNLAQSPKLLEMMREAYFCTVFCGIETPEPQALKAISKDQNLSLPILDAVKTLNKYGMEVVSGIIIGLDTDTPETADHILEFIRLSNIPMLTINLLYALPRTPLWRRLETEGRLILDESRESNVDFLMPYEEVVKMWQRCITEAYDPDFLYQRFAYQCEHTYPNRIKVPNSPARVSKKNIQKGLTMLGKILLRVGVFSNYRQTFWQMAKPALKKGKIEQVIHVGLVAHHLIKFTQECARGEESASFYSQKLRRS from the coding sequence ATGACAGGTACCTTAACCCCCCCTAACCCAGTCACCACACCCCAAACCCGCTATACTCCCCGCAACCTGCGCCGCATTCTCTGTGTCTTCCCCAAATACAGCCGTTCTTTTGGCACGTTTCATCACGCCTATCCCCTGATGCGGAATGTTCGCGCCTTTATGCCTCCCCAAGGGTTGCTGATAGTCGCCGCCTACTTACCCCAACAATGGGATATCCGGTTTATTGATGAAAATGTGCGTTCGGCAACAAAAGCCGATTACCAATGGGCGGATATTGTGATTGTCAGCGGGATGCACATCCAACGTCCGCAAATTAATGAGATTAACGAACTCGCACACCAAGCCGGTAAAATAACTATCGTTGGCGGTCCTTCGGTTTCCGGTTGTCCAGAATATTACCCCGATTTTGACATTGTTCACATCGGCGAATTGGGCGATGCGACGGATGCAATGATTGAATATATCGATTGTCATACCGAACGCCCCTCCCAACAAGTTCGTTTTGAAACCCAAGAACGCTTACCCTTAACTGAATTTCCCACACCTGCCTATCACAAACTGGCGTTAGACCGCTATTTTCTGGCGAATATTCAATTTTCTAGCGGCTGTCCCTATCGTTGCGAATTTTGCGATATTCCCGAACTTTACGGGCAAAATCCCCGGATGAAAACGCCGCAACAAGTGCTTCAAGAACTCGATGCCATGCTAGAAGCGGGAAATCCAGGTGCAGTCTATTTTGTTGATGATAATTTTGTTGGAAATCGCCGCGCTGTCGCCGAACTTTTACCCCATTTAATCGATTGGCAAAAAAGCAATGGCTATCCGCTGCAATTTGCTTGCGAAGCGACATTAAATCTAGCGCAAAGTCCCAAGTTATTAGAAATGATGCGGGAAGCTTATTTCTGTACAGTCTTCTGTGGGATTGAAACGCCGGAACCGCAAGCTCTGAAAGCAATTTCTAAAGACCAAAACCTCAGTTTACCAATTTTAGATGCGGTTAAAACTCTCAATAAATACGGGATGGAGGTCGTTTCTGGAATTATTATCGGACTCGATACCGACACGCCAGAAACTGCCGATCATATCTTAGAATTTATCCGCTTGTCCAATATCCCAATGTTGACAATCAACCTACTTTATGCATTGCCAAGAACTCCCCTATGGCGGCGTTTGGAAACAGAAGGAAGGCTAATTTTAGATGAAAGCCGGGAATCCAATGTAGACTTTTTAATGCCTTACGAAGAGGTTGTGAAAATGTGGCAGCGCTGCATTACGGAAGCTTACGATCCAGACTTTTTATATCAGCGTTTTGCCTATCAGTGCGAGCATACCTATCCTAACCGCATTAAGGTTCCCAATAGTCCGGCGCGCGTCTCGAAGAAGAATATCCAAAAAGGTTTAACCATGTTAGGTAAAATCTTACTCAGGGTTGGCGTTTTTAGCAACTACCGCCAAACCTTCTGGCAAATGGCAAAACCAGCTTTAAAGAAAGGCAAAATTGAACAGGTGATTCACGTCGGTTTAGTCGCCCATCATTTAATTAAATTTACTCAAGAATGCGCCAGAGGTGAAGAGTCTGCTTCGTTCTATTCTCAAAAGTTACGCAGAAGTTAG
- a CDS encoding TIGR04168 family protein — MSRKAIAIAVVGDIHDRWDATDGEILKALGIDLVLFVGDFGNESIPVVSAIADLKLPKAAITGNHDCWYTASPWGQRQCPYDRNLEDRVQQQLDLLGETHVGYNKLDFPEFNLTVVGSRPFSWGGPDWKNAAFYRDRFGVEDFQQSTERIVAAVKQAKYDTVLFLGHCGPTGLGDKAEDPCGKDWNPLGGDFGDPDFAEAIAQTRRLGKTIPLVAFGHMHHHLRHTQTQLRKSLAVSPEGTVYLNAARVPRIVTTQSQEQRNFSLVTLEKGQVTQASLIWANLNGEIVSQENLYQLSPQVVQPA; from the coding sequence ATGAGTAGAAAAGCGATCGCAATTGCTGTGGTGGGCGATATCCACGATCGATGGGATGCCACGGATGGAGAGATTCTCAAGGCGTTGGGGATTGATTTAGTCTTGTTTGTTGGGGATTTTGGTAATGAGTCGATCCCGGTTGTCAGCGCGATCGCCGATCTCAAGCTTCCCAAAGCGGCTATTACTGGCAATCATGATTGCTGGTATACGGCCTCGCCTTGGGGTCAGCGTCAATGTCCCTACGACCGGAATTTGGAAGATCGGGTGCAGCAACAACTCGATTTACTGGGCGAAACCCATGTGGGTTATAACAAGCTGGATTTTCCTGAGTTTAATTTAACAGTGGTGGGCAGTCGCCCGTTTAGTTGGGGCGGCCCGGACTGGAAGAATGCGGCATTTTATCGCGATCGCTTTGGGGTGGAGGATTTTCAACAGTCCACAGAGCGGATTGTAGCAGCCGTTAAACAGGCGAAGTACGACACGGTTCTGTTTTTAGGTCATTGCGGCCCAACCGGACTAGGAGACAAAGCTGAAGACCCCTGCGGCAAGGATTGGAATCCCTTGGGAGGCGATTTTGGCGACCCGGATTTTGCCGAGGCGATCGCCCAAACCCGTCGTTTAGGCAAAACCATTCCCCTCGTCGCCTTTGGACATATGCACCACCACCTGCGCCACACCCAAACCCAACTGAGGAAATCTCTAGCCGTCAGTCCTGAAGGCACAGTTTACCTCAACGCCGCCCGCGTTCCCCGGATCGTCACAACCCAAAGCCAAGAACAACGTAACTTTTCCCTCGTCACCCTCGAAAAAGGTCAAGTTACCCAAGCCTCTCTGATCTGGGCTAATCTAAACGGCGAAATCGTTTCCCAAGAAAATCTCTATCAACTTTCCCCTCAAGTCGTACAACCCGCCTAA
- a CDS encoding cyclic peptide export ABC transporter: MQLIVFLLRSSWGMLAIAIGTGFVSGISSASLIAIISLAVSQGSAESLRLAAWGFAGIAFIALITSIISQMTLIRLAQQAIFQLRLTLCQQILGSELTHLEGLGIPRLMATLTDDVQAVTDAVRLVPFLCIDLATVAGCLAYINWLSFRVFVLVCLLTVVALGSCRWLLRRGKRLLAKAREQQDILFANFRTVTEGTKELKLHYWRRQAFLQEDLQPTAGRFRRYSVDGLTLFAVTSSWGKLIFFFAVGFVLFALPQFMQLPAETLSGYVLTFTYLMLPMERLVNQLPILSRASIALEKIQSLGLSLANSAEQVSVPTDIHYTWQALSLQGVTHRYRGESEDSHFTLGPVDLKLQPGELVFIVGGNGSGKSTLAKLITGLYIPEAGEIYLDGKRITSENREWYRQHFSAIFADFYLFDRFLGIDTLNLEAQAQAYLQQLRLDHKVRLEAGRLSTTALSQGQRKRLALLTAYLEDRPIYLFDEWAADQDPVFKELFYTELLSKLRDRGKAILVISHDDHYFHLADRIIKLDYGQVEYDKPQG; encoded by the coding sequence ATGCAGTTGATTGTTTTTCTATTGCGGTCGTCTTGGGGTATGCTGGCGATCGCAATTGGTACCGGGTTCGTGAGTGGCATCAGTAGTGCCAGTCTCATTGCCATTATCAGTTTAGCGGTGAGTCAGGGTTCGGCGGAGTCTTTGCGGCTGGCGGCTTGGGGGTTTGCTGGCATTGCGTTTATTGCTTTAATCACCAGTATCATCTCGCAAATGACGCTAATTCGGTTAGCGCAGCAGGCCATTTTTCAATTGCGCCTCACCCTCTGTCAGCAAATACTGGGTTCTGAGTTGACTCACTTGGAAGGGTTAGGGATACCGCGACTGATGGCGACGCTAACCGATGACGTACAGGCGGTAACGGATGCAGTTCGGCTGGTTCCCTTTCTCTGCATTGACTTAGCCACGGTTGCGGGTTGTTTGGCTTATATTAACTGGCTATCGTTTCGAGTGTTTGTGCTGGTTTGTCTGCTGACGGTGGTGGCTTTAGGTAGCTGTCGCTGGTTGTTGAGGCGGGGAAAGCGGCTGTTAGCCAAGGCGAGGGAACAGCAGGATATTTTATTCGCTAATTTTCGCACCGTCACCGAAGGAACCAAGGAACTGAAGCTGCATTATTGGCGCAGACAAGCCTTTTTACAAGAAGACTTACAACCCACCGCCGGGAGGTTTCGCCGTTATAGCGTTGATGGCTTAACCCTATTCGCCGTAACTTCGAGTTGGGGAAAACTCATCTTCTTCTTTGCGGTGGGGTTTGTGTTGTTTGCTTTACCCCAGTTTATGCAACTGCCAGCGGAAACGCTATCGGGATATGTTCTCACGTTTACCTATTTGATGTTACCGATGGAACGGCTAGTCAATCAACTGCCGATTCTCAGCCGCGCTAGTATTGCGTTAGAGAAAATTCAGTCTTTAGGGTTATCGCTAGCCAACTCCGCCGAACAGGTTTCGGTTCCCACTGATATTCATTACACTTGGCAAGCGTTATCTTTACAAGGGGTGACGCATCGCTATCGGGGGGAAAGCGAGGACAGCCATTTTACCCTCGGCCCGGTAGATTTAAAGTTACAACCGGGAGAACTGGTGTTTATTGTCGGGGGAAATGGTAGCGGTAAGTCTACCCTAGCAAAGTTGATTACTGGGTTATACATTCCCGAAGCCGGAGAGATTTATTTAGACGGGAAACGCATTACTTCAGAAAACCGGGAATGGTATCGCCAGCATTTCTCGGCTATTTTCGCAGATTTCTATTTATTCGATCGGTTTTTGGGGATAGATACGCTAAATTTGGAGGCGCAGGCGCAGGCTTATCTCCAGCAACTGCGTTTAGACCATAAGGTGAGGTTAGAAGCGGGGAGACTTTCAACAACGGCGCTATCTCAAGGTCAACGCAAGCGGTTAGCTCTACTGACAGCATACCTGGAAGATCGCCCGATTTATCTATTTGACGAATGGGCAGCCGATCAAGACCCGGTATTTAAGGAGTTATTCTACACCGAGTTATTGAGCAAATTGCGCGATCGCGGTAAGGCTATCCTGGTTATTAGTCACGATGACCATTACTTTCACCTAGCCGACCGGATTATTAAGCTAGACTACGGGCAGGTGGAGTATGACAAACCCCAAGGTTGA